Below is a window of Musa acuminata AAA Group cultivar baxijiao chromosome BXJ3-11, Cavendish_Baxijiao_AAA, whole genome shotgun sequence DNA.
CCAATTGCAGTGCCGCTCCAGAGTCTGGCCTGATGTAGATCGCCTCCTGCAGGTTAAATCATGTTGGCCATGCACATAGAAATGAGAAGACCTGCTGCAGCACTTCAGATCACGTTTCTGCGAACCTATGTAATAATGTGTCGAGACAAGGAAGAATAATATATGTTAAAGAAAGGACTCAACCTTCCCACTTTGATTGCTACGAACTGTATCTAGCAAGTACGGAATGCTatgatttttaattaaattatttatttcttaTTGATAATTTATATAGTACAAATACAATAGTCATAGCTAATGGTTTTTCGAGAAGAAAGGAGGAACAGTGTAGTAAAGAAGAGGTACTGATGAATGAATGGGGTGTTTGTTCATCCAATAGACTGATCCAAATCTCTGGTCCCCCTCGCTCAGAAGCAAACGATACAGGGAAAAGCATTTCTTTTGGATTCGTACTTCGAGAATCGAGATCATGATGGCAGGCTTCTTGCTGTTCTATTGCAGATGATGTCAGTATCTCTTTAATCATCCTGTGTCCAACTGGTCACCTGTACAATGTCATCCTTCACCTCATCTTTATCCCACACAGTTTCattctttatcttttattttgttgATATTGATATGATCGGATCTACCATCGTGTAGGTACGTAAAAGAAATATGTTTCACCATTGCATACAAGTCAGATACATAAAGATGCATTGTCGAGATCATGCATATCCTCAAGGACAAAAGACATATCAACAGCTCAGTAATTACAAAACCTTCCATTTAATCATGTCATCTCATAAGTATGCCAGAAAACGTGCGTGAAGAAAGATGAGGGAACCCACAGTTCATTCACGTTGTACGTACCAAGAAGATTATCTAAGAACATATATTATATCTAGTGGCTGCGTAAGCTCCATAGTTAGCGCTCGTTTAACAGTCGAGAAGATAGCATAGCATTCACTTGAACGCGGTGTCGAGGGACGTCTCCACGTTGAGATCGCTGGAGAAGAGGGAAGAGAAGGCTCCAACCTGGCCGCCGAACAGGCCCAGATCGTCGTCGCCGCTGCCGAAGTCCAGATAGAGCTGGTACGACTCCTCCGACACGTCGTCCACCACCTCGTTGGACCCCGAGGAGTCGTCCATTCCAGCCACCACCGGCGGCCCGCCGCCCGTGACGCAGCTCTTGCTCTCCGTCTCCTCCCTCGCCGCAGGCGGCGGCTCCGTCTTCACTGCCGTGGCGGAGCTCTGTCGCGTGAAGGACGACTCCGGAGACGACTCGTCGGTGGCGGAGGCCGCGGTCTTCCGGAACGCGTCGCCGATCTCGGAGTTCCAGATCCTGAGGAAGAAGTCGGGCTCGGGCTTGAGAGGCGGGAGGTCGACGGCGGGGTTGGTGACGGCAGCGGCCGCGGCGGCGGACGCGGAGTGAGCGAACAGGGACTCGCGGGACAGGCGGGCCTCGGCCTCGAGGCGGGCGCTCTCCCACTGAGCCATGTGgcgggaggaggcggcggcgggcgAGGAGTCGGAGGGGTCCGGGTGGAGGAGGCCCATGCGGAGGAGGCGTTTCTTGAGGTGGGTGTTCCaaaagttcttgatctcgttgtccgtcCGCCCCGGTAGCTGAGCCGCTATGGTCGACCACCTGGTGTGATGATTCCAATTCATTACGTGACTTGCTACTCTTGAAATGAAACAACAGAGCAAGCGAGTGAGAGGAGGGGAAGGGGCTTTCACGTCATTGATGGGACTGTcacagttcatgatgatgtgtaatTCATGGTGACACAAGCTCTAAGTCATGCACGCTATTCACAATAAGAAtgagaagaagaaacaaaatatcGCAGACGCCTAGCCCACAGGTACGATGATATTAATTGCAGTAGGTccacctctctctctcatgcTAATGTGCTGGTTTACATCGCTATCGCTGTCATAAATAGACAAAAACGAAGAGCACGAAGATGCTGCCATGGCAACCTGGCCAGTGTGATGTAGCTAAACTTGAAGAAACGTCAAGAAGAAAATGCAAGTGGTAAGGTTATAATCTCACTGTAAGAAGAAGAGACAGGGACTAGGAAGGATGACGTATTATTGAGTTTGTGTGTGCGAGTGGGAATGGAGGTAGCGTGCGCGTGGTTTACTTGTTGCCGACAATGGCGTGGAGTTGGATGATGGACTTCTGCTCCTCTGGGGTGAAGGGGCCACGCTTGATGTCCGGCCTCAGATAGTTAGTCCACCGCAGCCGACAGCTCTTCCCGCACCGAAGCAGACCTGCATTTAATCGTCTCGCTCATTAATACTTGTTATCAAGTCATTCACTTCCCCCCGCACAGGCCATCACCATCATGTAACTTGTTCGGTATTACGATTAAGATCCTAACATGTTACCATGGCTATTCCGTAAAGAGAACTGCTATCATTGGATGCTATACTGTTCACTACGTGATCCCCACAGAGAAGGAACACACTTGCACTACAGCCTTGCTAGGATGTGAATTACTGCTGCTTTACTTCCAAGAAGGGTTATAAGACATAAGCATCACTGCGGTTTAGTATGCATGCTATGCATATCTGCTGATAAAAGCAAATAAGAGTCGAAGGTATACATCTTTATTCCGTCTTTGGTTGAGACTGCAGTGCGAGTGCATGGATGAGCAACAAATAGGAGAGCGATATCAActgagaagaaggaaaagaacatGTTTGCTACTtcaaagaaagaagaagcagTAGTGGGGAAAGACCTGCAAGCTTAGGGAGGGAGCGCCAGCTGCCGTGGCCGTGGGACTGGATGTAGTCGACCAAGATCTTGTCCTCCTCCGGCGTCCACGGCCCTTTCTTTAGCCCGGACTTGTCGCAGCAAGGCGCCCTCCCCATTACTTGTCACACGATGCCCTTCGCTTTCTCTCTCTGCGATCAATAGAGGCCGGTGAAAGGACCGGAGGGAGAAAATTAAGGCTGGATGGAggaacgaaacagaagctcaaactccGGGGCGCCTTTAAAGCAGACGGGGGGCGAGGCGAGAGGAAGCGGGCGAATCTCGAAGCCTTCAGTGGCGGGGATCCCACCTGCAACAGGGCGTAGCTAGCTCGAAATCGGAAAGTTCCCTCCTTTCCCGGCCATTAAATGACTACATCCAAAAGTACGCACAGCACAGCATTATTACGGTTCTGagacgaggaggagaagaggagcggGGGAGAAAGCAGAGATATTTGAGATCCTCACGTAAAGGAGATGGGAGTAAAtgccacgagagagagagagagatcgcaaGTTCCCTTTGGACGAACGGAGGAAGAGATATAGAGTGGTAGGGATAAGGATCGAGTTCACGAAGCTCCTTCACTTTGGCTGCGGTGCCATAAATGCGGAAAGGACGCAAGAGAAGGGGAAAGAGGGGAAGGAGGAGGGGAGCGTTTTCCTTCTCCTCGAAACGGGCAATGGTTGGGTACTGCTGCTACGATTTGACCGACTATGGACGGAAATTAAGGCGTCACAGTGCGTCGAGCAATGTTTTCATTTTGTCGTCAACTGTTGatgaatatatataaattatacgtACACAAACGTCGCATTTCATATTCTTAAGCTTATCATTTATAAGCATTTCTATTTAGCACTATTACTGTCGTCATATCCAGAAAAGATGGCGTGACATGAGACTTGAGGCCACTGCTCATTTAATGCCATGTTCTGTAGATAGGAATTCACTTCACTCAAAGCCATTGTCTGACGAATCCAACAAATCTGTGGAGACCGTTTGATTTGGACAAGCCACCGACCGAGCTTGACCAGCGCATGACTCCCTCGGCATGTGAATCACACCCTTCCTTCGTTCATCGGGTAATGCCAATCATTTACGACAATTATGGTACGTGTGATAATATaagattaataattaattattttaatatctcgatttttatattttaaaaatataaattttaaaaatagaaagatcaaaatactaaagataattaattataggaGATAGTTTTAATTAATCTAATAATATATCACAAAATCACCTTCAAATAGAGCTTCTAATGCCAACTTCTAGTAGTTCTCTTCATGGACAAAATGAGTTGCTGATATTAATATTATACTCGTTAATTTTATTGAGTCTGaactattaattatattaatcgtCCATCAAATCAAATCTTTATTATAAGTGTTAATCCATAAATCAAGTTGTTACAATACAGTATCAAAAGAGGATTGTAGCTTAAACACTGATCAAAATCATTGGAATGTGAGACAGACCATGAAATCTTGAGCACGTTAATTTTTTTTGTCGTTGTGGTCACTGTGTCTCCAGTCTCAAACTGTGGTTGGGAATCCTTGGAGAAGGTCTCGAGGGTGTGTCTGATCCGCTTGCCAAGTTGCAGGCGTAGAGACATTGGCATCGAGATGGCTAATAGGTGACCTGTCAGCGTTGAAGCCATGACCAGTATAACGGACAAAGATGAGtccaattgaagaagaagatgcatacCTGTAGCTGCGAAGAGTCTGGAAATGAGACTGAGCTATCCTGTGTTATTCAGGAGATTGCCAAGCATCAGGAAGTGACTCAGTCATGGAGGACCGAGAAGACTTTGGGATGAGGAATAACAAGTCGATACGTTCTTCCTTGATGGACGAGTTACAGCTGTTCTTAACTTCATCGTCTGTCCTTCCAGGAAGATACATTGCAATCTGAGACCACCGGTAAGATCAATGTGCGTATATACTAGCATTTCTGCAGCATGGAGGTAAAATTATACCATGCCAAAGATACCCGAGCTTCAAATATGGAACCAATATTCTTTGGAATATTTCTTTATTTCTTGTCACTCCTTGCAAATAGAAAATGATAAGGCACATTTTGATAACCTGCCCTCCAACCATGTTCATAGCCATGTCCGCCCGAGCACAATGTTGTCCCGCAAAAGTCAAGACGGCATCGCCCGAGCACGGTACCATCTTGCAAAAGCCGAGACAGCACCGCCCGAGCACAGTGCTGCCTTGCAAAAATCGGGATGGCACCACCCGAGCACGGTACCATCCTGCAAATGCCGAGACGGTGCCGCCTGAGCATAGTGCTGCCCCACAAAAGTCGGGTTGGCAACCATAAATATGACAAGTACGGGCGATCTTCGGTGGGAGAAATATAAAAAGCCCCTCATAGAGCTAGCAGAGGGGGATTGACCACTTAGTTATAACTAGATCTTCGAAGGGGTCGAAGTCGGGAGCCTCTTCCTGACCCTGACCTGTGTGCAGAAACCGAAGGCCAAGAAGCAAGCGGTGAACCCGAGGGAGTCCCCGACCTCACCAGGCTACGATCCTCGTTAACCAGATGACGATGTGGATGACCTTGTGCACCCGAGATCGAACTAAACCGTGCCAGCTCACAATTCCATGACATATAGGAAACCCATCATATTGGCGCTAAAAGGAGGGCCCGATGACGTAGGATCAACCTCAACCAGGCAACCCGACCGAACACCCGGGCAATAACCACCTCCCGACCCACTCAACCCCTGGGCTCAGGGAGCAACGCCCACCTCCCTTCGAACAGGAGGCCAACATAGTGACCCCGAGGCACTATTGGAGGCTGTTCACTAACTTG
It encodes the following:
- the LOC135581679 gene encoding transcription factor MYB17-like, with the translated sequence MGRAPCCDKSGLKKGPWTPEEDKILVDYIQSHGHGSWRSLPKLAGLLRCGKSCRLRWTNYLRPDIKRGPFTPEEQKSIIQLHAIVGNKWSTIAAQLPGRTDNEIKNFWNTHLKKRLLRMGLLHPDPSDSSPAAASSRHMAQWESARLEAEARLSRESLFAHSASAAAAAAVTNPAVDLPPLKPEPDFFLRIWNSEIGDAFRKTAASATDESSPESSFTRQSSATAVKTEPPPAAREETESKSCVTGGGPPVVAGMDDSSGSNEVVDDVSEESYQLYLDFGSGDDDLGLFGGQVGAFSSLFSSDLNVETSLDTAFK